A genomic segment from Diadema setosum chromosome 11, eeDiaSeto1, whole genome shotgun sequence encodes:
- the LOC140235167 gene encoding 2-oxo-4-hydroxy-4-carboxy-5-ureidoimidazoline decarboxylase-like: MSANKMSIEEVNALSYEEFIARFQSIVEHGMLIAGAVWSYHPFLDFRHLHKSFCDVMDSLPICGKQAILRCHPNLAGKLAQQGKLTAESQREQAGAGLLGLTDDQRQLMNERNDAYRNKFSFPFVICARENRVEAILNGLQNRIKNTEEREIHTGVEEVKKISYYRLLDLVQTGGSEFSPPRL, encoded by the exons ATGTCTGCTAATAAGATGAGCATTGAAGAGGTGAATGCACTCAGCTACGAGGAATTCATCGCCCGTTTCCAGAGCATCGTTGAGCATGGCATGCTCATTGCTGGTGCAGTGTGGTCATATCATCCCTTCCTGGATTTCCGGCATCTCCACAAGTCCTTCTGTGATGTCATGGATTCATTGCCAATTTGCG GCAAGCAAGCCATTCTAAGATGTCACCCAAATCTTGCCGGGAAACTGGCCCAGCAGGGAAAACTGACAGCCGAGTCTCAACGCGAACAAGCCGGAGCTGGGCTCCTTGGGCTGACCGATGACCAGCGTCAGCTCATGAACGAGCGCAACGATGCGTACCGCAACAAGTTCTCATTTCCCTTTGTCATCTGCGCGAGAGAGAATAGAGTCGAGGCCATCCTGAACGGTTTGCAGAATCGCATTAAAAACACTGAGGAAAGAGAGATTCATACTGGAGTGGAGGAGGTGAAGAAAATTAGTTATTATAGACTTCTGGACCTTGTGCAGACAGGAGGCAGTGAATTTTCTCCTCCTAGATTATGA